In Etheostoma cragini isolate CJK2018 chromosome 9, CSU_Ecrag_1.0, whole genome shotgun sequence, the following are encoded in one genomic region:
- the ephx4 gene encoding epoxide hydrolase 4 encodes MARVLHNLLLFLIRLALKIRVLGYWSLIYGYCALCTTVALLKLWWNIILRPTTTFLWGVRETPPACLNDTSLGTHCYVRIKESGLRFHYVAAGERGKPLMLFLHGFPEFWFSWRYQLREFKSEFRVVAIDMRGYGESDLPLSTESYNFDNLVTDVKDIVEYLGYNRCCLVGHDWGGTIAWLFAIHYPEMVTKLIVLNSPHPSVFSDYALRHPSQLLKSSHFFFFQLPRFPELMLSINDFKALKALFTSRSTGIGRKGRWLTAEDLEAYLYALSQPGALTGALNYYRNVFSSLPLSQNHVRSPVLLLWGERDAFLEQEMAEACRLYIRNHFRLNIISGASHWLQQDQPDIVNTLIWTFLKEGEGRKSHRN; translated from the exons ATGGCGAGAGTGCTTCACAACTTGCTGTTATTTCTAATCAGACTTGCGCTGAAAATTCGAGTTTTGGGGTATTGGTCATTGATATACGGTTATTGTGCTCTTTGCACCACCGTAGCCCTGCTGAAACTTTGGTGGAACATCATCTTAAGGCCAACAACAACCTTCCTATGGGGGGTTCGTGAAACTCCTCCGGCTTGTCTGAATGACACGTCCTTGGGAACCCACTGTTATGTTAGGATCAAG GAATCTGGCCTTAGGTTTCACTATGTTGctgctggagagagaggaaagccGCTCATGCTTTTTTTACACGGCTTCCCTGAGTTCTG GTTCTCCTGGCGCTACCAGCTACGTGAGTTTAAGAGTGAATTCCGTGTAGTGGCCATCGACATGCGGGGCTATGGGGAGTCCGACTTGCCTCTCTCCACTGAAAGTTATAACTTCGACAACCTGGTTACAGATGTCAAGGATATCGTGGAGTACCTAG GATACAACAGATGTTGCCTTGTCGGCCACGACTGGGGCGGTACCATAGCATGGCTGTTCGCCATTCACTACCCAGAGATGGTTACAAAACTCATCGTCCTGAACAGCCCCCATCCTTCTGTGTTCTCAG ATTACGCTCTGCGTCACCCAAGCCAGCTGCTGAAATCCagtcatttcttcttctttcaactGCCCCGCTTCCCGGAGCTCATGCTCTCCATCAATGATTTCAAG GCTCTGAAGGCCTTGTTCACCAGCCGCAGCACAGGGATCGGAAGGAAAGGCCGATGGCTCACTGCCGAGGACTTGGAGGCCTATCTGTATGCACTCTCACAGCCGGGAGCTCTGACTGGAGCCCTCAACTATTACAGGAATGTCTTCAG CTCCCTCCCCCTGAGCCAAAATCATGTCAGGTCAccggtgctgctgctgtggggTGAGCGCGATGCCTTCTTGGAGCAGGAAATGGCAGAGGCCTGTCGCCTCTACATCCGAAATCATTTCCGTCTCAACATAATTTCTGGGGCCAGTCATTGGCTGCAGCAGGACCAGCCTGATATTGTGAACACCCTCATATGGACCTTCCTCAAGGAGGGAGAGGGACGCAAAAGCCACAGGAACTAA